The following is a genomic window from Marinococcus sp. PL1-022.
TTCGGAGCTTACTTCGGAACGGCCGACGTATTATCTCGAATCAGAGGAACTCCGCACGATGAACCTTGAAAACACCAAGGTGTTTGCCGTGCTCGACTTTCTTTATAAAGACGAAGAAAACAATAAATGGGTCATCGTGGACTGGAAAACCGGCCTGCAGACAGAGGAGGATCCGTACCAGCTGGCTTTGTATGCGCAGTATGTCCTTGACTACTACCCGGAAGCATCGCTCGAGGACATCGTCGTGCGGAATGAATATCTGCTCGAAGGTAAAAGTGTCGAACACAAGCTTGATCACTCCACCCTCCGGGAAGTCAGAGACCTGCTCGTCCAGAGCGTGGAACGTATGGCAGGCTTTCTCGAGGATAAGGAAGCCAACAAGCCTCTTCCACTCGAATATTTCAAAAAAACGACCAACACCTTCGCCTGTAAGCGGTGCAACTTTTATGAGCTCTGCTTCCCGCAGCAGTAAATAAGCTTTGCACTGATGCTAAGCATAAAAAAAGTACCAGAGTCCACAATACAGACTCTGGTGCTTTTTTATTTGGGAGGCATACGGAGCGCTCCGTCCAAACGAATCGTTTCCCCGTTTAACATTGTGTTATGGATAATTTCTTTTACAAGCGAGGCATACTCATTCGGAAATCCGAGCCTTCTTGGAAAAGGAACGTTCTGTCCCAGCGTCTGCCTTGCTTTTTCCGGAAAGGACATATAAAAAGGAGTTTCGAATAAACCCGGAGCGATAGCCATAACGCGTATACCAAAGTCTGAAAGCTCCCTGGCGGCCGGTGCCGTAAGGCTCCAGATGCCCCCTTTAGAAGCGCTGTAGGCAGCCTGGCCGACCTGTCCTTCATAGGCGGCAATCGAAGATGTATTAATAATGATTCCTCTTTCTCCCTGTTCGTTTGGTTCATTATGTCTCATCGCATCTGCACCGAGCCGGAGCATGTTAAACGTTCCAACCAGATTCGTCTGGATAACACGAGTGAAATGCTCGAGGGAGTGCGAATCCTTTTTATTCAGAATCTTCTCTGCAAGCCCGAGTGCCGCGCAGTTGACCACCCCGTCGATACGCCCGAACGTTTCTATTGTTTTATCAATAGTTGCTTTTCCTTTTTCGTCCGAAGTGACGTCCATTTCAATAAAAATGGCACTGTCTCCAAGCTCTTTTGCTCTTTTTCTTCCGGGTCTCACCTCAAAATCGGCGATAACCACCTTCGCACCGTTTTCTACAAGCATATTCGCCGTAGCACCACCAAGTCCGGATGCACCGCCTGGAAGTAAAAAAACTTTTCCGTTAATATCCATACTGCTTCCTCCCCTGTCTGTTCCTAAAGTATAAGCCACTACTGCCATTCTACCTTATAATTACCCTAAAGAACTATTCATAAAAAGTATATATCCCCCTGTTTTCGGGAATATTAAAAAAAACGTGTAGATTCTTTTTTACAGCGGGAAGGTTATAATAAGAAAAGATGGATAGCATGTCCACCAAAGGAAAGGAATGGAATGGACCATGAAACAAACAACCGGCTGGATGATTCTGCGGTTTATTATCGTTATAATAGCCACTTTCGCTCTTGCATGGGCGCTTGGCAAGATTTTTTCCTATACGTATCCGTTTTGGATCGCCGCTTTTTTCGCGTGGATGCTTATGCCGCTTACGAAGTGGCTTCATTATAAACTGCGTCTGCCAAATGGGATCGCAGCTCTTGTTGGTCTTCTGCTTACTTTAAGTATCATTGGAGGCATTATTACCGGCCTGATCTTTCTTTCAATTGAATTATTCAATGTGATCGCTGAAAAGGGGCCGGCCTGGATGGAGAGCACCTTTTTGCAAATGCAGAATTTTTACAATGAAAATATCCTTCCCTTCTGGGAAAGAGCTACAGGAGCCGCCTCCGGGATCGGCGGTCAGTCCTCTGTAGATCAGGGGATAGCTCAGCTTGGAAGTCAGCTTGGCTCCGGACTTGGCTCAGTCGCTCAGACTACTGCCGACGCTTTAACCCAATTAATTTTAGGCATTCCGACGCTCTTGATTGTCCTGTTATTTATTGTATTAGCTATTTATTTTATCGGAAAAGACTGGAATAGATATGCCGGAAAAATGAAACTGGCCCTGCCGCCCTTTGTCATCGAGCGGTTAAAGGCTTTTTACCAGGCCATGTGGGCAAGAGTTTTCGGCTACATTCGGGCGCAGCTGATCCTTATGCTTGTGACAGGCGTTATTGTGCTAATCGGCCTGCTTATCATGAGGGTCGAAGGAGCCTACTGGCTTGCAGCCGTCGTTGGTGTCGCTGAATTTCTTCCTTACCTGGGCACCGGCACTATTTTAATTCCGTGGGGAGTGTATCTGCTCATTACAGGCAACTTTGGCCTTGGACTTGGCCTTTTGATCCTTTATACGATTACCATGATTGTCCGGCAGATTATCGAGCCAAAGGTGCTCTCTTCGAGCATGAATCTGAACCCGCTTGCCGTGCTGATCTCCCTGTTTGCCGGCCTGCAGATGTTTGGAGCCGTCGGTCTGCTGGCGGGACCCGCCATTTTGGTTTTATTTATTATTCTTTGGGATATCGGCGTCGCAAAAGACATCTCCCGTTTTATCCGGTACGGCTTTGATAAATAAAGTATCCTTTCACCACGGAAAAGCTGCCTTGAGTCTCTTTGTGCGAGCAGGGTTTCTTTTCCGTCACTTCTGTTATGATTAGTTCTAATTAGGGAACGGGGTACTATACTTATTATTATGATTCAGAAAGGGTGTCAATATTGGAATCAACAACCGTTCATTCATCTAATGAAGAAGAAATACAGGCTGCCTGGCAAAAGGCCGATGATGCTTTTACTCCCTGGGCTTCTCTGCCCATAGAGAAACGGCTTAGCTACATACAGCTGCTTCGCTTTACTATCAGCGAGCTCCGGGAAGAAATTGCGGACATTATTTCCTCCGCTACAGGAAAACCTCCTATTGAAGCGCTGGGGTCTGAGGTCATCCCGGTTCTTGAAGCTCTGCGCCACATTGAAAAAGAAGCTCCCGGTCTTTTTAACCGGGAGCGCGTCAGAACTCCAATGATCTTTATGGGAAAAAATTCTTCAATCATTCGCAAACCACGCGGAAAAATTGCTGTTATCTCTCCCTGGAATTTTCCTTTTCAGCTTTCTCTTATTCCTGTTGTTGAAGCGCTGACTGCAGGAAACTGCGTGCTTTTAAAGCCTTCCGCAGAGACGCCGCTCGCCAGTCTTCTTCTTGAAAAAATTTCGGGACTTTTTCCTGACGGCGTGTTTCAGGTTCTCCATGGCGGAGCTGAAACCGGACGCTTACTAGTTGAACAGCAGCCGGACTATATTCATTTTACCGGATCAGTCGCAACAGGAAAGGTTATTCAGAAGCAGGCCGCCGAGCATCTGATTCCCACCACCCTCGAACTGGGCGGAAAGGATGCTATGGTCGTTCACAAAGATGCGAACGTCGAACGGGCGGCGAATGCTGCTTCCTGGGGAGCCTTCATGAACAGCGGCCAAGTCTGTTTATCTGTCGAGCGCGTAATTGTGCATGAAGAGGTTCAGGAGGAATTTTTGAATAATGTACGCAGAACCATCGCCGGTCTGCGCCGGGATGGCGAAAAAGAATATGAAATCGGTCGGATGACGACGAAAAAGCAGTGGGATACGGTTTACAATCAGGTTCAGGAGGCGATTGACCAGGGTGCCGAACAGATAGCCGGAAAACCACCCGAACGCTGGGACGATCAAACTCTGTCAATCGAACCGGTTGTTTTGACTGGAATAACCGGAGAAATGCGGATATGGAAGGAAGAGACTTTCGGTCCTGTATTTTCAGTACGGACTTATTCTACAATTGACGAGGCGCTCGAGCTGTTCAACGACACAATTTATGGTCTGAGCGGTTCCATTTTCACTGCTGACCAGGAGCTTGCGGCAAACTTTACTGCAAAGGTCCGCACGGGCAACTTTATGATCAATGATGTAATCTCCCACGCTGCCAATCACTACCTTCCTTACGGAGGCGCAAAACAGAGCGGTATTGGATCCTACCACTCTACTGCAGGCATGCGTTCGTTCAGTATTGAAACGTCCGTTATGAGCGCAAGGGGGAGTATGAACAGCGAAATTTTATGGTATCCTTATAAAGGAAAGTTCGAATCACTTTCGCAAATCATCGACTATTACTACGGCAGAAACCGTAACTGGAAATCATTTTTGCAAACATTTATGGGCCTCACACGCCGGCCGTAATGCTGATGTTTTCCGTCTGCCTTTAGGAGTATGAAAAATGGAACGTTCATCAAAATGGAAACATCTCGCCCCGAAGCAGCTTTGGAATCGTGTTAAGCAGACGCTGCAGCCTGCTTCCGCGGACGGGGGGAAATCAAACAGCAGACTGGACCGGAGGCGGCAGCACAAGGAGCGTCAAAAAGACACACGCCTTTATAAAACGTCGCTTTATGCGTTTTATACAATGTGTGTACTGCTGATGCTCATGCCATTTGTTTATTTTCTCCCGTGGTCGTCCATTGCCACCTGGCTGGTCGTGCTGATTCTGCTTACGCTCGGAACAACAACAACCCTCGCTGCAGTCACAATAAAAAAGCAGTCACATCACGTGCCGCTTTTATACATGTGGTTTATTCTGCTCATGTCTGCAGTATTATTAATTATTTACCTGGGCATACTTATTTATTTCCGGTTTTTTCTGCTTTAACTGCCCCGCTTTAACGTTCATCAAGGTATGGATCGAGATTTTTATCCCGAAGAGGTTTATACTGCAGCTCGTAGGTTGTTTCGGGCACTGGAAGGAGGCCGGCATTTTCGGCCTCCTTTGCTGTTTTTGCCGTGTATACTACCGGGATACCGCTCCAATTGATGGCAGCTTCACACATTGGACAGGGCTCCCCGCTCGTATACAGCTCGCAGTCACTTAAATCCTGAGTTTTTAAAAACCGTGAAGCGGTCCTTACTGCTTCCAGCTCGGCGTGAGTCGTCGGATCACAGGTTTTAAAGCCTTTATTCCCTTCCTCGGCCACTACTTCACCGCCCCGGACAATTACACAGCCAAAGGGATCTCCCTCCCCTTCTTTTTTTACCTTCTGCGCCAGCTGCACCGCCCGTTTCATCAAAGCTTCATTATACATAACCGTGCCCCTTATACTTTAGACTGGTATTGATTTACAAATGCGCTGTACAGATGCTGCGAATACTGCAGATCCTCTCCGTGACAGATTGATAGTTTTCGGGGAGCCACTTTCTGTATAGTTTTCGTACTCCGCATCGCCCGATCCATATTAGCAGTAAACTGTTTCATCGGAGGACCAATACGCCCGTTTTTCGAAGTAATCATGTCGCCAGTGATCAGAACGTCATCTTTTTTATGATAATAAGCGGTATGACCCGGAGAGTGCCCCGGTGTAAAATATGGGTCCAGCCCCATCATAGAATGAAAAACGCCACGGCTGTCTCCCGGCAGCTGCTTTACAGAAAATCCTTTAGTATAATTTGTCGGTTTTTTTCGGTTAGGATAAGGTTTTTCCCCCGTTATGTAAGGAATCTCGAGCCCATGGATGTAAACAGGTGCATTTACTTTGTCCTGAATATAAGCGAGTCCGCCTACATGATCCGGATGTCCGTGCGTTAATAAAATCATCTGGACCCGTCCAAAACGTGCTGCTTCTTTTAAAATTCTCGGCGCCATTGGCCGGATGCCCGTATCAATAATAATAGCCCCGTTCTCATGCTTGACGACCCAGGCACTAATAGTAATGCCTACCTTCATGTGCACCTTAATAATATTTTCACTCACCTGGCTGACTTTCACCATCTGCGATCCACTCCTTTCTTCCTTTCCCCTTCCCTTCCTGCTTCCGGTTAACGCTTTATTTTTTCGGGAAAGAGAGTAACGCTGATATAATTCTAATCATCTGCTTACAGTGTACACAATAATG
Proteins encoded in this region:
- a CDS encoding PD-(D/E)XK nuclease family protein; this translates as MLQCERQYAHQYYSSHNGWLRNADPFPRHVYRLKNLTNLEMLFGSIVHDLVEETLKKYLNDSDLPTKDTLKETIRTRLNAGFIDSTQNVEQWRKKPKHTTMLHEIYYGEENKLPAEKIKKIQDRLEAVVEHILTCDTVSELTSERPTYYLESEELRTMNLENTKVFAVLDFLYKDEENNKWVIVDWKTGLQTEEDPYQLALYAQYVLDYYPEASLEDIVVRNEYLLEGKSVEHKLDHSTLREVRDLLVQSVERMAGFLEDKEANKPLPLEYFKKTTNTFACKRCNFYELCFPQQ
- a CDS encoding 3-hydroxyacyl-CoA dehydrogenase yields the protein MDINGKVFLLPGGASGLGGATANMLVENGAKVVIADFEVRPGRKRAKELGDSAIFIEMDVTSDEKGKATIDKTIETFGRIDGVVNCAALGLAEKILNKKDSHSLEHFTRVIQTNLVGTFNMLRLGADAMRHNEPNEQGERGIIINTSSIAAYEGQVGQAAYSASKGGIWSLTAPAARELSDFGIRVMAIAPGLFETPFYMSFPEKARQTLGQNVPFPRRLGFPNEYASLVKEIIHNTMLNGETIRLDGALRMPPK
- the ytvI gene encoding sporulation integral membrane protein YtvI, with product MKQTTGWMILRFIIVIIATFALAWALGKIFSYTYPFWIAAFFAWMLMPLTKWLHYKLRLPNGIAALVGLLLTLSIIGGIITGLIFLSIELFNVIAEKGPAWMESTFLQMQNFYNENILPFWERATGAASGIGGQSSVDQGIAQLGSQLGSGLGSVAQTTADALTQLILGIPTLLIVLLFIVLAIYFIGKDWNRYAGKMKLALPPFVIERLKAFYQAMWARVFGYIRAQLILMLVTGVIVLIGLLIMRVEGAYWLAAVVGVAEFLPYLGTGTILIPWGVYLLITGNFGLGLGLLILYTITMIVRQIIEPKVLSSSMNLNPLAVLISLFAGLQMFGAVGLLAGPAILVLFIILWDIGVAKDISRFIRYGFDK
- a CDS encoding aldehyde dehydrogenase family protein, encoding MESTTVHSSNEEEIQAAWQKADDAFTPWASLPIEKRLSYIQLLRFTISELREEIADIISSATGKPPIEALGSEVIPVLEALRHIEKEAPGLFNRERVRTPMIFMGKNSSIIRKPRGKIAVISPWNFPFQLSLIPVVEALTAGNCVLLKPSAETPLASLLLEKISGLFPDGVFQVLHGGAETGRLLVEQQPDYIHFTGSVATGKVIQKQAAEHLIPTTLELGGKDAMVVHKDANVERAANAASWGAFMNSGQVCLSVERVIVHEEVQEEFLNNVRRTIAGLRRDGEKEYEIGRMTTKKQWDTVYNQVQEAIDQGAEQIAGKPPERWDDQTLSIEPVVLTGITGEMRIWKEETFGPVFSVRTYSTIDEALELFNDTIYGLSGSIFTADQELAANFTAKVRTGNFMINDVISHAANHYLPYGGAKQSGIGSYHSTAGMRSFSIETSVMSARGSMNSEILWYPYKGKFESLSQIIDYYYGRNRNWKSFLQTFMGLTRRP
- a CDS encoding nucleoside deaminase, whose product is MYNEALMKRAVQLAQKVKKEGEGDPFGCVIVRGGEVVAEEGNKGFKTCDPTTHAELEAVRTASRFLKTQDLSDCELYTSGEPCPMCEAAINWSGIPVVYTAKTAKEAENAGLLPVPETTYELQYKPLRDKNLDPYLDER
- a CDS encoding MBL fold metallo-hydrolase, which encodes MVKVSQVSENIIKVHMKVGITISAWVVKHENGAIIIDTGIRPMAPRILKEAARFGRVQMILLTHGHPDHVGGLAYIQDKVNAPVYIHGLEIPYITGEKPYPNRKKPTNYTKGFSVKQLPGDSRGVFHSMMGLDPYFTPGHSPGHTAYYHKKDDVLITGDMITSKNGRIGPPMKQFTANMDRAMRSTKTIQKVAPRKLSICHGEDLQYSQHLYSAFVNQYQSKV